One genomic region from Halococcus qingdaonensis encodes:
- the nadA gene encoding quinolinate synthase NadA yields MPELETTSLETELSLFKYDNLERLPSQYRDLSEHERSKRIKAARDELGDDVLVLGHNYQRREIVEHADFIGDSYALSQRAAESDADYVVFCGVTFMAESADIITDDDQTVLLPSMEASCPMAGMAEALQVDAAWAEITAAAPDETIVPVTYMNSYADLKAFCADQGGLVCTSSNAHRAFEWAFERGDKVLFLPDKHLGENTAHRLDMADDTAVWDPWDPEGKDADEVADADIVLWEGYCQVHERFREDHVTQIRDEHPNANVVVHPECRREVVEAADVVGSTSTITDTVADADAGETWAIGTEIHLANHLARWHPEVEVIPLCGDACMDCNAMRQIDPNYLTWVLDGLREGQERNVIEVAPGEKERAAVALDRMLEI; encoded by the coding sequence ATGCCAGAACTCGAAACTACATCCCTCGAAACAGAACTCAGCCTCTTCAAATACGACAATCTGGAGCGGCTGCCGTCACAGTACCGCGACCTGTCGGAACACGAGCGCTCGAAGCGGATCAAGGCCGCTCGTGACGAGCTCGGCGACGACGTCCTGGTGCTCGGCCACAACTACCAGCGCCGGGAGATCGTCGAGCACGCCGACTTCATCGGCGATTCCTACGCGCTCTCGCAGCGCGCCGCCGAGTCGGACGCCGACTACGTCGTCTTCTGTGGTGTGACCTTCATGGCCGAGTCCGCGGACATCATCACCGACGACGACCAGACGGTGTTGCTCCCGTCGATGGAGGCGTCGTGCCCGATGGCCGGGATGGCCGAGGCGCTCCAGGTCGACGCCGCGTGGGCCGAGATCACTGCGGCCGCACCCGACGAGACGATCGTCCCGGTGACGTACATGAACTCCTACGCCGATCTGAAGGCGTTCTGTGCCGATCAGGGCGGGTTGGTCTGTACCTCCTCGAACGCCCATCGCGCCTTCGAGTGGGCCTTCGAGCGCGGCGACAAAGTGCTCTTCCTCCCGGACAAACACCTCGGCGAGAACACCGCCCACAGACTCGACATGGCGGACGATACGGCCGTTTGGGACCCCTGGGATCCCGAAGGAAAGGACGCGGACGAGGTGGCCGACGCCGACATCGTGCTCTGGGAGGGGTACTGCCAGGTCCACGAGCGATTCCGCGAAGACCACGTCACGCAGATCCGCGACGAGCACCCCAACGCGAACGTGGTCGTCCATCCCGAATGTCGGCGCGAGGTGGTCGAAGCCGCCGACGTGGTGGGATCGACGAGTACGATCACCGACACGGTGGCCGACGCCGACGCGGGCGAGACGTGGGCCATCGGCACCGAGATCCACCTCGCGAACCACCTCGCACGATGGCATCCCGAGGTCGAGGTGATTCCACTCTGTGGCGACGCGTGCATGGACTGCAACGCGATGCGCCAGATCGACCCCAACTACCTGACGTGGGTGCTCGACGGGCTCCGTGAGGGCCAGGAGCGAAACGTCATCGAGGTCGCTCCCGGGGAGAAAGAGCGCGCCGCCGTGGCGCTCGACAGGATGTTGGAGATCTGA
- a CDS encoding amidohydrolase, with amino-acid sequence MTDPADLVLTNAEIHTLAAPDTTAEALAVRDGEIVRVDSAYEIDFLDGVETTTIDLDGRVLLPGFIDAHTHMTAVGKRLVHADLANADARDEAVSLLAERADATDREWILGYGYDESDWGSPRYLDRSDLDDVSTDRPVVAFREDMHTAGVNSVVLDRLGEQLPDDDVRTENGDPTGVIVENVLGPIRDAIAPDRAETRELLLAAQEYATERGVTGVHDMVRQSHAPRAYRDLDLADELAVRVRLNYWSDHLDALREVGLTTDHGSEFVRTGAIKTFTDGSLGGRTAKLTEPYADAPDATGQWVVPPADLDDLAERVDDAGFQMTAHAIGDAAIDAVLDAYERTDADEARHRIEHLELPSEEAIDRLADMGAVASVQPNFLKWAGEDGLYDARLGTERRARSNPIRNLLDAGIPLAFGSDCMPLDPLFGIEQVVAAPDERQRLTVTEALRAYTAGAAYAGFDEDRLGTIEPGKRADFAVLDRSPWEAADIAAIDVAMTVVDGTIVHDAR; translated from the coding sequence ATGACCGACCCTGCCGATCTCGTGCTCACGAACGCGGAGATCCACACGCTCGCCGCCCCCGATACGACCGCCGAGGCGCTCGCGGTGCGCGACGGCGAGATCGTCCGCGTGGACTCGGCCTACGAGATCGACTTCCTCGACGGCGTCGAGACGACCACGATCGACCTCGACGGCCGCGTTCTCCTCCCGGGATTCATCGACGCCCACACCCACATGACGGCGGTCGGCAAGCGCCTCGTCCACGCCGATCTCGCGAATGCCGACGCCCGCGACGAAGCGGTCTCGCTGCTCGCCGAGCGCGCCGACGCGACCGACCGCGAGTGGATCCTCGGCTACGGCTACGACGAGAGCGACTGGGGGAGTCCACGGTATCTCGATCGATCGGATCTGGACGACGTGAGCACCGATCGCCCGGTCGTGGCGTTCCGCGAGGACATGCACACCGCCGGCGTCAACAGTGTCGTCCTGGATCGACTCGGCGAGCAACTACCCGACGACGATGTACGGACCGAGAACGGGGATCCCACGGGTGTGATCGTCGAGAACGTGCTCGGGCCGATCCGCGACGCCATTGCCCCCGATCGGGCGGAGACGCGTGAACTGCTGCTCGCGGCACAGGAGTACGCCACCGAACGCGGCGTCACGGGCGTCCACGACATGGTTCGGCAGTCACACGCACCGCGGGCCTACCGCGACCTCGATCTGGCGGACGAACTCGCCGTGCGCGTGCGCCTCAACTACTGGTCGGATCACCTCGACGCGCTCCGCGAGGTCGGACTGACGACCGATCACGGCAGCGAGTTCGTCCGCACGGGCGCGATCAAGACGTTCACCGACGGTAGCCTGGGCGGGCGAACGGCAAAGCTCACCGAGCCGTACGCCGACGCACCCGACGCGACGGGCCAGTGGGTCGTCCCGCCCGCCGACCTCGACGATCTCGCCGAGCGCGTCGACGACGCCGGCTTTCAGATGACCGCCCACGCCATCGGCGACGCGGCCATCGACGCCGTGCTCGATGCCTACGAGCGGACCGACGCCGACGAGGCGCGCCACCGCATCGAACACCTCGAACTCCCCTCCGAAGAGGCGATCGACCGCCTCGCCGACATGGGTGCTGTCGCGTCGGTCCAGCCAAACTTCCTGAAGTGGGCCGGCGAGGACGGTCTCTACGACGCCCGCCTCGGCACCGAGCGGCGGGCGCGCTCGAATCCTATTCGGAATCTACTCGATGCCGGCATCCCCCTCGCCTTCGGCAGCGACTGCATGCCGCTCGACCCGCTGTTCGGCATCGAGCAGGTCGTCGCTGCGCCGGACGAGCGCCAGCGCCTCACCGTGACCGAGGCGCTGCGCGCGTACACCGCGGGTGCCGCGTACGCCGGCTTCGACGAGGATCGACTCGGAACGATCGAGCCGGGCAAGAGGGCCGATTTCGCCGTTCTCGATCGCTCGCCGTGGGAGGCTGCCGACATCGCGGCCATCGACGTGGCGATGACGGTCGTCGATGGCACGATCGTCCACGACGCGCGCTGA
- the hmgA gene encoding hydroxymethylglutaryl-CoA reductase (NADPH), which produces MSDAAELVDRVRDGEIALHELESHADADTATAARRRLVADEAETALDTVGEYAIDAADAEPNIENMIGTVQIPLGVAGPLPVAGDRADSETHLPLATTEGALVASVNRGCAVLRAADGANARVTKRAMTRAPVFRVADIVEAEAVVEWVRDNRDALADAAEATTSHGELVDITPYAVGDSVFLRFGYDTKDAMGMNMATIATGEACEVVESETTAELVALSGNLCTDKKPAAINAVEGRGRSVTADVRIPNDVVEERLHASPDAIAELNTRKNLIGSAKAGSLGFNAHAANVVAAAFLATGQDAAQVVEGANAITTVEAREDELYASVSLASLEVGTVGGGTKLPTQSEGLSVLGLRGGGDPPGANADRLAEVIAAGALAGELSLLGALASRHLSSAHAELGR; this is translated from the coding sequence ATGAGCGACGCCGCGGAGCTCGTCGACCGCGTCAGGGACGGCGAGATCGCCCTGCACGAACTGGAATCACACGCCGACGCCGATACCGCCACCGCTGCACGCCGGCGGCTCGTCGCGGACGAAGCAGAAACGGCCCTCGATACGGTCGGCGAGTACGCCATCGACGCCGCCGATGCCGAGCCGAACATCGAGAACATGATCGGCACGGTACAGATCCCGCTCGGCGTCGCCGGCCCGCTACCGGTCGCCGGCGATCGCGCGGATAGCGAGACGCATCTGCCGCTCGCGACGACCGAGGGCGCGCTCGTCGCCTCGGTCAATCGCGGTTGTGCGGTGCTTCGGGCGGCCGACGGTGCGAACGCCAGGGTCACGAAACGGGCGATGACGCGCGCGCCGGTCTTTCGAGTGGCCGATATCGTCGAGGCCGAAGCAGTCGTCGAGTGGGTGCGCGACAACCGCGACGCACTCGCCGACGCCGCCGAAGCGACGACGAGCCACGGCGAACTCGTCGACATCACGCCCTACGCGGTCGGCGATTCGGTCTTCCTCCGGTTCGGCTACGACACAAAGGACGCGATGGGAATGAACATGGCGACGATCGCCACCGGCGAGGCCTGCGAGGTCGTCGAGAGCGAGACGACAGCCGAACTCGTCGCGCTCTCCGGCAACCTCTGTACCGACAAGAAACCCGCGGCGATCAACGCCGTCGAGGGGCGGGGCCGGAGCGTCACCGCCGACGTGCGGATCCCGAACGACGTCGTCGAGGAGCGCCTGCACGCCAGCCCCGACGCGATCGCGGAGCTCAACACTCGGAAGAATCTCATTGGGTCAGCTAAAGCGGGGAGTCTGGGTTTCAACGCCCACGCTGCGAACGTCGTCGCCGCCGCGTTCCTGGCGACCGGCCAGGACGCCGCGCAGGTCGTCGAGGGGGCGAACGCCATCACGACCGTCGAGGCCCGCGAGGACGAACTGTACGCGAGCGTCTCGCTCGCGAGCCTGGAGGTCGGCACCGTTGGCGGCGGAACGAAACTCCCCACCCAGTCCGAGGGGCTCTCCGTGCTCGGCCTGCGCGGCGGCGGCGATCCGCCGGGCGCGAACGCCGACCGGCTCGCCGAGGTGATTGCCGCGGGCGCGCTCGCGGGCGAACTGTCCCTCCTGGGGGCGCTCGCCTCCCGGCATCTCTCCAGTGCACACGCAGAACTCGGGCGATAG
- a CDS encoding ABC transporter permease, giving the protein MDARETLRMAGRSIRSHKLRSALTVIGVVIGIASVVTFASVGASVEADIVSEVGSSSASNVYVLPSPAGEDDGGPGFGGVSQPVFTEHDVGQLENTPGIRQVLPRGNVRVSALTHANDTVSRNQITATTPASFPKDAIVAGRAFRSGAEEAVVSRSARQAFEGNLSVGDRLTIESEDGNATTVDVVGVVNRTAGQLPFASFAGQPRFYVPTDPFYERTLESPAVGASQRAYPQLTVVADPARVSTVKGSVQNYLAGSDAAELKPESVELTAQTSGDFVEEIQDIVGQVTRFVTAIAVIALVVAAIGIANIMLVSVAERTREIGIMKAVGARNRDVMGLFLAEATILGAVGAIIGLPLGVAVSYGATIYAEVAFTPAYGWFAIAVAVGILVGVVAGLYPAWRAARVDPIDALRYE; this is encoded by the coding sequence ATGGACGCCCGCGAGACGCTGCGGATGGCCGGGCGGTCGATCCGCTCGCACAAGCTCCGGTCGGCGCTCACGGTGATCGGCGTGGTCATCGGGATCGCGTCGGTCGTGACCTTCGCCTCGGTCGGCGCGAGCGTCGAGGCGGACATCGTGAGCGAGGTCGGGTCGTCGAGCGCGAGCAACGTCTACGTGCTGCCGTCGCCGGCCGGCGAAGACGACGGCGGACCGGGCTTCGGCGGAGTCAGCCAACCCGTGTTCACCGAACACGACGTCGGCCAGCTGGAGAACACGCCGGGCATTCGACAGGTCCTTCCTCGCGGAAACGTCCGCGTGAGCGCGCTCACCCACGCCAACGACACGGTTTCGAGAAATCAGATCACCGCGACGACACCCGCCTCGTTCCCCAAGGACGCGATCGTCGCCGGCCGGGCCTTTCGCTCGGGTGCTGAGGAGGCTGTCGTCAGCCGCTCGGCGAGACAGGCCTTCGAGGGTAACCTCTCGGTCGGTGATCGACTCACGATCGAATCGGAGGACGGCAACGCAACGACGGTCGACGTCGTCGGCGTCGTCAACCGGACGGCCGGCCAGCTTCCCTTCGCCTCCTTCGCCGGCCAGCCGCGGTTCTACGTGCCGACCGACCCGTTCTACGAGCGCACCCTCGAAAGCCCGGCCGTCGGCGCGAGCCAGCGCGCCTATCCCCAGCTCACGGTCGTCGCCGACCCCGCGCGGGTGAGCACGGTCAAGGGAAGCGTCCAGAACTATCTCGCCGGATCGGACGCGGCCGAGCTGAAGCCCGAGTCGGTCGAGCTGACGGCACAGACGAGCGGCGACTTCGTCGAGGAGATCCAAGACATCGTCGGTCAGGTCACGCGGTTCGTCACGGCGATCGCGGTGATCGCGCTCGTCGTCGCCGCCATCGGCATCGCCAACATCATGCTCGTCAGCGTCGCCGAGCGCACCCGCGAGATCGGGATCATGAAGGCCGTCGGCGCGCGCAACCGCGACGTGATGGGATTGTTCCTCGCCGAGGCCACGATTCTGGGCGCTGTCGGAGCCATCATCGGACTCCCGCTCGGGGTCGCGGTGAGCTACGGCGCGACGATCTACGCCGAAGTGGCGTTCACGCCGGCCTACGGCTGGTTCGCGATCGCCGTGGCCGTTGGGATCCTCGTCGGCGTCGTCGCCGGGCTTTATCCGGCGTGGCGCGCGGCACGTGTCGATCCGATCGACGCGCTTCGCTACGAGTAG